TCTGGGACTAATGTTAGATCCTGGTGAGCCGTGCTCGACCAACCAGATCTTTGGATCAGTGCCGTCTTCTCCATGGGACCCAGTATCTCGTCCAGATTAGAGTCAGATACCAGCAGAGCCCCTGGAGTGAATGGAGCAGCAGCCGGTCTGGAGTCACCTTGGAGAGTGGTAGGACTTCATCAACTCAGAGTGACAcaatggcccaatcccaaagtccggACACAAGGACTTTGGTGCGTGTTCTCGCAAAATTCGTAAGGGCTTAGCGTTGTCCCACTGTTGAATTTCAAATGGCCtgagggtttgagtacacacttacTGAGCCCTTTCAGGGACTTCATCAACAGTTCAAAGTGTTTACCTCGGATACCATAGGGAAATCCGGAAATTACAAAGGCAAACAACAGCATGACACACAACCACGGAACAGAATAGAACAATCCCGTTGTCAAGCTTGTGaaacaagaatttaaaaaaaaatatggaatcGGCCAGCCAACTCCTGTGCCCTGGtcgtgtggaaagcaacaaagttaaagtgtcagcaacatctttgttatcAAACGTCATCAAGGTAACATATGATCTCATGAAGTGCcgtcccaatcccatttatacctatctgagcccatgtggcctcacacactcacacacttatcacctgagatcaattaagtctgtgagtctttagtcctcagggttcactttgggattgggccaatGAGTCATTCTAACATTTTCCAATCTATCGCCTTTTCTTCCATTTCCTGCTCTTTTCAACATATGCTAACAACATGTTCTACGTCTCTCATTGCTTTGCTGTGTAGCACTGGCTGAAGTGATGTATTGAGTTCAGCCGCACACTCTGGCATACAATCCATAGACCTGTCTTGTATAGcgaagtttttgtttttaaagggtgAGAGGAGAAGTGTTGGATTTTGACAAGCGGCAAAACTTGACAGCCGTCTCTTTCTTCTCAGCTCCCACTGGACGCCTAGACTCGTGGATGAAGGCATCGGGGGATCACATGCCCAAACAACTCAACATACACTTGTTTTGGAAGGTACACACATCACCAATCACATGATGCTTGACACCTGTCACGGGCTGATTATATTTTCTGTTGTagctgtgttggtgtgtgtctgacttttaaaatgccatctcaattttttttttcttctgttataGCCATCAAAACAATTCCGTGCCAATGCCCAAAATGTGTCATATATTGTCTCAGTGAAAAAGTTGCCAGGTGAAAAGGGAAAGTTGTGCTCCACAAAGGGGAATTACTGTACCTTAAAACTTCCCGGGAAAGCAAAGAAAGTGTATCTGAGTGCTGTAAATGCAGCAGGGAAATCCATTCCCACTGAAGTTCGGATTTATCTACCTAAAGGTAAAGTTGACAAACTTAAACCTGGTTAAACTGGTTTAGAAAATATCTCATACATGATACagttaaatgatttttttcccccaaaaatgtacagtatatgatgtgttttgtgtctgtagCTTCTTCAGTGATATCAGATGTCACGGTTCTGCCTCGAGATGACAGATCCCTAATGGTCCAATGGAGACGCCTGGTTTCTTCCAATCTCACTGGTTTTGTGGTGGAATGGAGACCTTTGTTAGAAACAGACCTCTCTCTCACCCAATTTGAAATAATTGACAGAAACGAGACAACATTTCTTATTACAGGTATGTTTTATAGCATTGCAGGTTTTAAGATCCATgtgcttatttttatttttaattgtgcatatttttatttcaacttttgtttgggttttccaAATCAAGTCTTCATACTTTACCGGGATGATTCACTCTTACACACAGAGTGTACTTTTCCCTGCGCACAACCTGGCTGTACACACTGTTAGGAGCTTATGGGCACTGATACAGTCTAACCTCTTCACTCTCCTCAATAGGCAGCTTTGAGCCCTACAAGCCCTATGGGATCTCTGTGTATCCTAGGTTTAAGGATGGGATAGGCCTTCCTCGGACTGTTAATGCCTATTCAAGACAAAAGGGTAAGTCACTGAAGACACAAAGAGGATCACACAGAGAGCAGGCAGGGGTGTGAGAGTGGGGCAGCCTCAACTTTGAAGAATTGAGAAAAGAGTTTTCCtcatgggtaaaaaaaagaagatggtGCAATCAATCAGACACAGCTGATACATGTTGGAACAATGCCCTCTTGTGGCtagaaattaacaattatttttgatgGCCTGAGTGTTTCAAATCATTAGACTAATGCCTCATTAAAGTTGTGAGAACCACCCAAAacctaatttgtttttaaagctccaTCCATGGttccaaaaatacaaattaagaaGAACTGGCAGTCACATGTTGAGCTTGCCTGGGAAGAAATACCACTAGACCAAAGGAACGGAATTATCCAGAACTACACTATCTTCTACTGGGATAAGATGGGACCCATTAAGGGTAGGTAAAATACCTTCATTTTACTCttctaaaacattttcttttgtacttGAGCCTTTTCATAACTGACTATTTTTTCAGTTGTGAATGTTGACCCAGACGAGAGAAGAGTGGTCCTCAAAGACCTCGGGACTGCGTCCCCCTATGAAGCTTTCATGATGGTTAGCACGTCCGGTGGGAGGCTCAACGGGTCAACAATTCATTTAGAAATTGAGGCCTTCGGTTTGTATTATCATTTGGCACTGGCTTTTTAGAAACGTCACAAGAGATCAAGAGAGTATGTTTGCCCAAAGCAGATATTTTACTCAGAATGTGTATTTCTCTCCTCAGATGTGGTTGCTGTTATGATTATTGTAACTGTGTCTGGAGTTGGACTGTCATTGTTGATTATCTTCACAGTCCTGGCTTGTTTCTCCAACCAACATAGGTGAGATCATTGCCACTCTGTCTAAACTGTGAAACTGTAATGTCATTTATTCTGatgatattattttttcttttgcaggctGAAGGGGCGGTTTTGGCCAGCTGTTCCTGATCCAGCTAATAGCAGCATCAAGAGATGGACATCAAATTCAACACAGGTGCTGGAAATAATTCTGTGAAGGATATAATACTTTTATCCAATAACCCCCTTTAGGTTTAAGTTGCAATAATCAATTGTTTTGTATTAGCAGAGGATGATAatgctgatgatgatgttgcTCCATGTCTGCAAGATGTGTAAACAAGCAGCTGCTTGCTAACATATTTGCCCCAACTTTGAATGTCAGTGTAGTGTCTAAAGCTTGTTCCATAGCCCCCAAGTGggcaaaaaaagcatttaaggcTACTTTGATTAACACATATTCATGAAAATGCCACGTGATATACATTACCAAATACAGACcccatatttatattttgtcatttactgttcaaagacattcatttattttccttttgcagGATTCCGATCTTTCCTGGGAAAATGAGGAGCCGGATCCAATGTACCTGTCCCACCTGAGCTTTCTGGACCTCCCTGTAAAACTAAGTAAAGAGGACGATGACCCATGGTTAAGCAATGCAGAGGTCACCAGTGACCTGGGGGAGTCCATTTGTGGTTCACCATTCATCCCTGACTACTCTGGTTCAAACAGCGACTCTGTTCCTTACGCCACTGTGATCTTCTCTGGTCCATGCAACAGCCCTACACCTCAAGACGCTCGTGTCTACCTGCGGTCTGAGTCCACGCAGCCTTTATTAGAGACTGAAGAATCCTTTAGTCCAAAGTACTACCACAATATGGCGAGTGATAGGGTGCCAAATGAGCAATGCTTTTTTGGGCCGAGCCATGATTGTGTACCTGAAAAAGGGCCAGACCCAGGCATAATGTGGGATGACTTTCCTTTTCTACGCGCATTAGCCTTGAATGATgctcaaaatgactaaaagtaCTTTGATTATAAGAGTAGCTGCAACATGTTCATGTAGGTCTGACTTTGTAAGGCGCTGATTGTGAGAAGTTGATTGAGCAGAGCACACATCTTCAAGTGCATGCAAGATTTAATGCTAAAATCACTTTGATATCTAATGATTTGACTTTGTAGATACATCACGgcttttgaaatacatttttaaagaaacaaatcaatgtTGTTGAGATGATGATGTTGTGTCTTGTATGTGGAATTTCTctttgaataaaataattaagCCCTACACATATAACATCTCTCCTTCATACCACTGTTTTTtaagtatgttgtttttttgtgccaaTTGGctttttccctcctcttcctctctgtgaaTTGTCATTTTACGTAGGATCAGTGATGTAAAACATAAGCTACCACTGCACTATGGTATAGTGTTTTCccatattaatatatttaatcaAGACATTAACTACAAATTATGAAATAATTATTATAGATTATACCGGTAtgttatataataatttaatgatTTCACTTATTGCGATGAGTTGCTTTTTTAAACCCATCTTACTCATCCTCAACCCCCAGTGGTTGTCCGTCACAACTTAAGCCACTCTTCATAAAAAACTTCtcaagtaggcctacagtaaataaaatgattaagtTGTTTAGCAAACTagctttaataataattcatatatATAATTCATAAATTCGTTATACTTTTAATAATCCTgaatgggaaattacaataatCAAAGCAGAAATAGCAGATCTATGGAGTTTTACAGCAGCTAGCATCCGTAAAGTTGCATTGCTGCCACTTCATTGAACTGGTCATTTACCGTACCATGTTTTTCTTGTGAGTTTTGTTTACAATGTCCACCTAATTGGTGTTCCCATTCATGACATTGCCCATACTATTAGCCAGACCTAATTGTCTAACCCNNNNNNNNNNNNNNNNNNNNNNNNNNNNNNNNNNNNNNNNNNNNNNNNNNNNNNNNNNNNNNNNNNNNNNNNNNNNNNcccccccccccccccccccccgcattgGTGTAGTATCTGGTCTTCACCAGATATGTCCACACTGTTAGGAAATCTCCTGGCAGAGTTGTGCaccattttgtttctttctgatTTTCCCTGAAAGGACTATTGAAACAATGGAAACTGATGCCTCTATCCCTTTTTTTGTCCATGCAGATTCTCTGATCAGCTACATCTATTTACTACTTGGCACAATTTCCTTTTTGTCCTGTGAGGGAAACTACTGTATCCATGGGAAATTACCATGGAAGGTCAGCACGGCATccaaaggaaatgaaaatgaatgaggtCAGAAAAGTTGTCATCTGCTATAGCCATAAAGTGCTTTAGCATATGACAATTCCTTTACTTGCCTGACCttattcactttcatttcctTTATATTATTTGGACACTGTGCTGACCCCGCATGACGGTTTCCCTAACAGTGTATGCACTTTGCTTGCTCTTCTTTTCATTACATTATTCCACACATAGTGTAGCAACATGCATGTTACTCCTGGCAGGCAGCAGACTCATCTGAGAGGAGTTCTCTCATATGGCCTCACTTTGGAAAATACTCATGAACAAAAAGACTCCAAAGCTCggttaacttttgtttttcatttgtcatttcattttgtccTATCGATGTGTTCTAAGATTGTTAGCATAGCCTAGGCAAAAAAGAACCCCCAATCATCACTCAGCTAGTTTGGTCTAGTCAAAATGGCGAGCCTCACATAGGGGTCGAGTGTGATTACcagttattattatcatttctGGGGAGTTTATTATCTACCTTTAAGTTATCCTGACAAACATGTTCACAAGCATAGCACTGCGAACTGTTCTGAAAACGTCAGTTGGTGTTTTGCGAGAAAGCGGCGGCCTGTGCTCTGCTCTGTCAGTGAAAGCCTGGACATGCAGCTCGGCTTTACGGTCAGGACCGAGAGTCAGCTGTGGTAAGTGTAAACGTTAGGAAGAACCTAAAGGAGCTCATTAGATATGTTTAGAAGACCGCTGGCTAATGCATTTAATTAAACTTGTCTGTTTACAGTGCCGAACGCTGTCCGTCTATCGAAAACAGttacctagctagctagaaCATCGATAAAGAGTAGgctaggctaacgttagcatgctaatagggctgcacaattaaaagcaattttattgaaatcgcaatatggactagtgcaatatccaaaacGCACGGGGGGGTAGGGggtaatattttttaaaggccaaATATGTGTCTAACGATTTTGAATGAAGTaatgtggtgctgcagagacgtccttggtagggctgggtaatatggagaaaatctaatatttgATAtctgatatttttgaccaaataccttgatgttgataccacaacgatattgtagtgttgactattggtgctttcacaaaatatttacaccgtgagatttttgataaacaatAACCAGTGATGTggctataatgactaagtgggtaaaggcaaataatagaacagttacaacagtctggtaagatcagaaaatgacatcactttaatgtaatgcagccgagaaaaccaggaaaagacaaacactaatgccatattacaatatcccaatatcccaaatctaagatgatatctagtctcatattacaAAACCTATCCTACAGATTCTCGCGACAATCACACTACATGACAGCAGCCTacatttttacttgtgttttaatgaaaatgagaatgatgatcAAAAAATGTACCATTTCTttcaatattgtgaatcatatcgcaatcccaatattagtcaaaatagtCCCAATTTGACGTTGTCTTCATATCGTACACAATTAATTGCACTCTCATCAAAACCctaatatggactagtgcaatatcaaAATCACAGGGGGGCcgcattgtttttcaaatgcacaatatgtgtcaaaccattcttaATAAAGTATTGTGGTGATGTAGCCAAAATAGGTGTAATATTTAGTCAACTTTCATTTATACTGGTGAGGGTAGGTAGACTAAGTATTAGAAATATCTTGATGTAGCATGGTAAGACAAGGCAGTTTTTTTGAATAGCAAATTTCAgtaacaaggcaattcaaagtgctttacaaaatgcaaaaccaAAGCTATTCTAAAAAAGAATTAGAATAGTAACAAGGGAAGTGGATTCACTAAAGGTAACCTTCAGATCTAACTTTCAAATGAGTTAGGTCTAAGATCTATaacagggggtcctcagagttactgcaggggggggCACCAAATGATTGTTTAACATTGAGGGAGCGGGCAGTGTGATACACCTGTCCCTCTTGGATTTGCAGATATTCTTCATCTATTTAATTTTCTTCCTACCATGAAATCTGCCTTCCAATGCATGGATATTCACCAGACCTTGCATATAGATCCAGTACTATGTTTAACTTTCTCAACTGGCTTTGTGGGTTTACAGTTCTGATGGTGGTGCCACAGCAGCAATAACtaacaaaagtgtttaaatatGTAAGGACATATGCGGTTTTAAATAGTTCGACAATTAATCTTAACCCAaagtgtttatgtgtatgtgtatatggcTGTCTATTTAATCTGATGACCCATCTTGCTTCATCATGATCATATCTAGcagctcaattttcatttccccTGCATTCTTATTAGAATTTGACAACTTGTTTTCACACTTGCATTCTAATTTAGGCTCGCTGACAGTCGCAGATGTACCACACCTAGAttaacagcccccccccccatcaacaAGTTGTCCTCTTTTTCACAGATCACTCCTCAACTTGATGAcatgtcaataaataaatagtttttaaccCAACAACATAAATCATTTGGTTGGGTAGATGGTTAGTACtctaaaagggaaaaaaacattagcaatACTGTGACAGAAATGAAATCACTGACATGACGTAAGAAATAGAAAGTGGCTTGAAAGTAGTTAATCTCATTCTTTgctaatttaaataatgtttactgCCATGAAaatcttttgtaaattgttccaATATGCTACGAGCACTGAGAAACCAGAGCAGCTGCATTGCACCGTCATGTTAGTTGTACATGTGGCTGGCTTTCTGTAGGGATAAAGCACCAGTGTTTTGAGGAAATGACATAGTTTGGTGTTTTGATGATATTGATAGTGAAAACCGCTTTCCTCTAACCTTCTGAAATGTGCATAGTTGTGTTTTATCTTGTCTGTGGGACAGTTGTGTTGCACTGATTATCTCAGTTGCGTTCTTCAAATCATGCATCTTAAACTTGTGCATCAGTTGCATCATCATCCTGTGGCTTTACtctcacacaacacaaacagaatagAAATGCTTAACATGCAGCAACAGGCGGCATGTTAAGCGTTAAGCCTATTCATGCTAAGGGGCatgctgcaaataaaaaatcctCATGTCACTAGCAAACAGTTTTCTTCAAATGCAGGCGTGACAAAAGCATCACTCAGATCTTACATCTGATCAGAGTTAAATTAATGAATCTACTTACAACGATGTACCATTTAGTCTAGGTTCTTTGGTGGTGTGGGAGGTGGACAATCTTCAAAAGGCCAGTATCAGCTTTGAATGTAGGCCTCTGTGGTCCAGGTCCTGTAAATGACCTATGTATTTGCCTATGTTTCTTGGCTATTATACTGTCTGGCATACGtcatgttttccttttggtCTTGCATCATTGGACCACAAGTTTTGATAGCGATTCACCTATTCTTCAGGCCCCAACTGTTGTGCCGCTTCTGAGCTCAAAGTAGCTATCACTTTGTCTAGGTTGTTTTAATTTTGGTGTATTCATTATCCTctccactttctttctttctttctttctttctttctttctttctttctttctttctcagctGCAGGTAGCTTTGCTGTCTCAGTGCCAGTGAGACATTATGCCCGggctgcaaagaaaaaaaagacaggtatGAGACTGCACGTCaggttttaacattttgaaatgctcACTTTTCACCCAAACGCTTGTCTTCTTCCAGGCCCTGAGAGCCAACTCAGTGATCTTCCTCCAACAATGCTGAAGCTGGACTACACTGCTGTGCCCCTCGCTCAAACGTAAACATACATTTAGACCGTAACTTGCAGGAAATGagtacaaataaaatgtatattcacAATTCCTTATAAATCTgcattcatatatttattattgttatatttcttcTAACActtgtgtattttctgtcaATAGGACCGATGATCTTGTCAAAAGACTTCTGTCACTGGAGTTGGCCAGTCATGTGAGTGCTAGGATCGCCTCGTCATGTTTTACTCTGCTTTCTTGTTCTACGATGTGTTTGATGATAATGATTATGCTTCTTGAAAAGTACACCGACATGCCACTGTCAGAAAGCAGACTCCTAAATGGGTAGTTTAATAATCTGTGTTCATGTCTTCAGAGGGAAAAGCTACAGCTGAAAAAAGAACAGCTGATTGCCAAAGTCCAGAAGGATGAGAATGACCGCAGCTCAGTTGGAGTCCAGGGTGAGTAGTGTTTCTTCAATGTTGTACATAGCGTTTTCACTGAAATGCTTACATAGTGTATTGCATGTTTTAACTGTACACTGATTCAGTCCCCCTTTGAATGTCTTTTCCCTCAGTGGCTATTTTGACTGCGAGAATCCGAAACTATCAGGAGCACTTGCAAAAACATCACAAGGTGAGTGAAGGAGTAGAATCAGCATCATCTTAGCATCCTTACTCTCTCGCAAGCTAAACAGGAAGGCTTGTCTTAGATGACG
The genomic region above belongs to Etheostoma cragini isolate CJK2018 chromosome 6, CSU_Ecrag_1.0, whole genome shotgun sequence and contains:
- the mrps15 gene encoding 28S ribosomal protein S15, mitochondrial: MFTSIALRTVLKTSVGVLRESGGLCSALSVKAWTCSSALRSGPRVSCAAGSFAVSVPVRHYARAAKKKKTGPESQLSDLPPTMLKLDYTAVPLAQTTDDLVKRLLSLELASHREKLQLKKEQLIAKVQKDENDRSSVGVQVAILTARIRNYQEHLQKHHKDKANKRQMLMAMDRRKKLLKNLRLVSYDTFEKVCEQLGITYTFPPEYYRRATRRWLAKKAFCIKVFKEVQKQKAEQRLKMKQSLASTDTEASKTRAV
- the csf3r gene encoding granulocyte colony-stimulating factor receptor, which gives rise to MISTWVSVIVMLVAFVNGARNENDMQPCAEVQTSSSVVPLGSPVTATCVIRDSCHLVIGQAVHIEWRLGDHSLPGSPVANESGRFSEVVIPSFNHTREFLTCCVQASPVQVVGGVEIRAGFPPEVPRNLSCQTNLTTPETLTCNWDPGQQETHLHTKYTLHIKIWDSKDNHTYELLRGVHRYTIPRSGFVFFSDMEIYVKAANELGEASSTPIILEPVSAAKFDPPTILNVQAVPKKYGCLKLSWSLSQQQAWMRDYRFNLEVQLKTADNSQRSEQPILVSRARPTRSLDQCRLLHGTQYLVQIRVRYQQSPWSEWSSSRSGVTLESAPTGRLDSWMKASGDHMPKQLNIHLFWKPSKQFRANAQNVSYIVSVKKLPGEKGKLCSTKGNYCTLKLPGKAKKVYLSAVNAAGKSIPTEVRIYLPKASSVISDVTVLPRDDRSLMVQWRRLVSSNLTGFVVEWRPLLETDLSLTQFEIIDRNETTFLITGSFEPYKPYGISVYPRFKDGIGLPRTVNAYSRQKAPSMVPKIQIKKNWQSHVELAWEEIPLDQRNGIIQNYTIFYWDKMGPIKVVNVDPDERRVVLKDLGTASPYEAFMMVSTSGGRLNGSTIHLEIEAFDVVAVMIIVTVSGVGLSLLIIFTVLACFSNQHRLKGRFWPAVPDPANSSIKRWTSNSTQDSDLSWENEEPDPMYLSHLSFLDLPVKLSKEDDDPWLSNAEVTSDLGESICGSPFIPDYSGSNSDSVPYATVIFSGPCNSPTPQDARVYLRSESTQPLLETEESFSPKYYHNMASDRVPNEQCFFGPSHDCVPEKGPDPGIMWDDFPFLRALALNDAQND